A window of the Lolium perenne isolate Kyuss_39 chromosome 7, Kyuss_2.0, whole genome shotgun sequence genome harbors these coding sequences:
- the LOC127318317 gene encoding geraniol 8-hydroxylase, protein MSTTSVPYIFRQAGAGRSLPGRDKRRIPALGGPRPPAAIPTNAYRENHRLAHISSRDSPRTVATRLSLSQCVASTTAAIMDAATTTTLLYGALLAAAFLYVAALRRRRGGGEGSLPPGPKGLPLLGSLLSLDPDLHTYFAGLAARYGPIFSIRLGSKLGIVITSPALAREVLRENDLVFSSRDIPDAARSISYGGGQNIVWNPVGPTWRLLRRVCVREMLSPAGLENVHGLRRREFRATLAHLHAAAAAGKSVDVGAQLFLTTMNVITGTLWGGNIGTESERTAVGKEFRELVAEITEMLGAPNVSDFFPSLTRFDLQGIRKKSDVLKTRFDEIFARIIEQRVKTEQAGGETSEDFLEYMLKMEKEGGDGKASFTMTNVKALLMDMVVGGTETTSNTVEWAMAEMLQNRSILRKVQEELDAVVGVDGVVEESHLPQLHYLQLVVKETLRLHPALPLMVPHCPSEDTTVGGYRVPAGSRVFVNAWAIMRDPEAWEDPAKFVPERFAASKDSVDGRKVDFTGSELDYMPFGSGRRICAGIAMAERMTAYSIAMLLQAFDWELPEGAALDLTEKFGIVMKKATPLVAVPTPRLSRPELYSA, encoded by the exons ATGTCAACGACGAGTGTCCCCTACATTTTCCGGCAGGCAGGAGCAGGCCGGTCGTTGCCGGGAAGAGACAAACGCCGCATCCCCGCGCTTGGCGGCCCCCGTCCACCTGCGGCGATTCCCACCAACGCCTACAGAGAAAACCACCGCCTAGCCCATATATCCAGCCGGGATTCGCCGCGCACCGTCGCCACCCGTCTCTCACTGTCCCAGTGCGTGGccagcaccaccgccgccatcaTGGACGCGGCCACCACCACGACGCTGCTCTACGGGGCGCTGCTCGCCGCGGCTTTCCTCTACGTCGCcgccctccgccgtcgccgcggcGGGGGCGAAGGCAGCCTGCCACCAGGCCCGAAAGGCCTCCCTCTCCTGGGCAGCCTGCTGTCCCTCGACCCGGACCTGCACACCTATTTCGCCGGCCTCGCCGCGCGGTACGGGCCCATCTTCTCCATCCGCCTCGGCTCCAAgctcggcatcgtcatcacctccccGGCGCTCGCCCGCGAGGTGCTGCGCGAGAACGACCTCGTCTTCTCCAGCCGCGACATCCCAGACGCCGCCCGCTCCATCTCCTACGGCGGCGGCCAGAACATCGTGTGGAACCCCGTCGGCCCCACCTGGCGCCTGCTCCGCCGCGTCTGCGTCCGCGAGATGCTCAGCCCCGCCGGCCTCGAAAACGTGCACGGCCTCCGCCGCCGCGAGTTCAGGGCCACGCTCGCGCACCTGCACGCCGCGGCCGCCGCTGGGAAGTCCGTCGACGTCGGCGCGCAGCTCTTCCTCACCACCATGAACGTCATCACCGGCACGCTCTGGGGCGGCAACATCGGCACCGAGAGCGAGCGGACGGCCGTGGGCAAGGAGTTCCGGGAGCTCGTCGCCGAGATCACCGAGATGCTCGGCGCGCCCAACGTGTCCGACTTCTTCCCGTCGCTCACGCGGTTCGACCTGCAGGGGATCCGGAAGAAGTCGGACGTGCTAAAGACCCGCTTCGACGAGATCTTCGCCAGGATCATCGAGCAGAGGGTCAAGACCGAGCAGGCCGGCGGGGAGACGTCCGAGGACTTCCTCGAGTACATGCTCAAGATGGAGAAGGAAGGTGGCGACGGGAAGGCCTCCTTCACCATGACCAACGTCAAGGCCCTGCTCATG GATATGGTGGTCGGTGGGACAGAGACGACGTCCAACACGGTGGAATGGGCCATGGCGGAGATGCTGCAGAACCGGAGCATACTACGCAAGGTCCAAGAAGAGCTGGACGCGGTGGTGGGGGTCGACGGCGTGGTGGAGGAGTCGCACCTGCCCCAGCTGCACTACCTGCAGCTGGTCGTCAAGGAGACGCTCCGCCTGCACCCGGCGCTGCCGCTCATGGTGCCGCACTGCCCCAGCGAGGACACCACCGTGGGGGGCTACCGCGTGCCCGCCGGCAGCCGCGTGTTCGTCAACGCGTGGGCGATCATGAGGGACCCCGAGGCGTGGGAGGACCCGGCCAAGTTCGTCCCGGAGCGGTTCGCCGCCTCCAAGGACAGCGTCGACGGCCGCAAGGTGGACTTCACCGGCAGCGAGCTGGACTACATGCCGTTCGGGTCCGGGAGGAGGATCTGCGCGGGCATCGCCATGGCCGAGCGGATGACGGCCTACTCCATCGCCATGCTGCTGCAGGCGTTCGACTGGGAGCTGCCGGAGGGCGCGGCGCTGGACCTGACGGAGAAGTTCGGCATCGTCATGAAGAAAGCCACGCCGCTGGTCGCCGTGCCGACGCCGAGGCTTTCCAGACCCGAGCTCTACTCCGCATAG
- the LOC127318318 gene encoding cyclin-T1-3, which yields MDIMQTSDSSHHGIVENSPYKIPYDRHVEGGQLGASWYFSRKEIEENSLSRRDGIDLKKESYLRKSYCTFLQDFGMRLKVPQVTIATAIVFCHRFFLRQSHAKNDRQIIATVCMFLAGKVEETPRPLKDVVLISYEIIHKKDPAAIARIKQKEVYEQQKELLLIGERLVLVTLGFDMNVHHPYKPLVEAIKKFKVAQNALAQVAWNFVNDGLRTSLCLQFKPHHIAAGAIFLAAKFLKVKLPADGEKVWWQEFDVTPRQLEEVSNQMLELYEQNRVGPPPSQGNETEGSSASVRAPVKEEPLANESHQAPRQSSIPGHHGYDHPHPEKQNSNQRVPKIEARDSSANSNEGTNMSSSMMDAMKKIDKDKVKAALEKRRKSKGDAGRKVDVMDDDDLIERELEHGVELAAEDEKKPDRRQSWPHPAHREDHQNTARKVENTEEGELSMDSHEYRSPDPDNRKRKDAHEHRGYDRGGDRDVKRLRS from the exons ATGGATATCATGCAGACAAGTGACTCTTCACATCATGGAATTGTAGAGAACAGCCCTTATAAAATTCCCTATGATAGACATGTGGAAGGTGGCCAACTTGGTGCTTCCTGGTATTTTAGTAGAAAAGAGATAGAGGAGAATTCCCTTTCAAGGAGAGATGGTATTGATTTGAAGAAGGAGTCGTACCTTCGCAAGTCATACTGCACTTTCCTTCAGGATTTCGGGATGAGGCTTAAAGT GCCCCAAGTAACAATTGCTACAGCTATAGTATTCTGCCATCGTTTTTTCCTTCGCCAATCTCATGCCAAGAATGATAGACAG ATAATAGCCACAGTTTGCATGTTCTTGGCGGGTAAAGTTGAAGAAACACCCAGACCCCTGAAGGATGTTGTACTCATCTCTTATGAGATCATCCACAAAAAAGATCCTGCTGCGATTGCTCGAATTAAGCAGAAG GAAGTGTATGAGCAACAGAAGGAACTTCTGTTGATTGGGGAGCGCCTTGTGCTTGTAACACTTGGTTTTGACATGAATGTGCACCACCCTTACAAGCCCTTGGTTGAAGCTATTAAAAAATTCAAGGTTGCTCAAAATGCACTTGCTCAAGTTGCCTGGAATTTTGTTAACGATGG GCTACGCACTTCGCTTTGCCTGCAATTTAAGCCCCATCATATTGCGGCCGGCGCAATCTTCCTTGCTGCAAAGTTCCTCAAAGTCAAGCTTCCAGCAGATGGCGAGAAGGTCTGGTGGCAAGAGTTTGATGTAACCCCGCGGCAGTTGGAAG AGGTTAGCAACCAAATGTTGGAGCTCTACGAGCAGAACCGTGTTGGGCCACCACCATCACAAGGGAATGAAACCGAAGGGAGCTCTGCAAGTGTGCGTGCTCCTGTGAAAGAGGAGCCTCTTGCCAATGAATCTCATCAAGCGCCTAGACAGTCGAGCATACCAGGCCACCATGGATATGACCACCCTCATCCTGAAAAGCAAAACTCAAACCAGCGAGTACCCAAGATCGAAGCAAGGGATAGTTCTGCTAATAGCAATGAAGGTACCAATATGTCATCGTCAATGATGGATGCGATGAAAAAAATAGATAAGGATAAGGTGAAAGCTGCGCTGGAGAAACGGAGGAAATCAAAAGGTGATGCTGGTAGAAAGGTTGATGTCATGGATGATGATGACCTAATTGAGAGGGAACTGGAGCATGGTGTAGAATTGGCTGCCGAGGATGAGAAAAAGCCCGACAGAAGGCAGAGCTGGCCCCATCCTGCGCACCGCGAGGATCACCAGAACACGGCCCGCAAGGTGGAGAATACCGAAGAGGGCGAGCTGTCCATGGACAGCCACGAATACCGTTCTCCTGACCCTGACAACCGGAAGAGGAAGGACGCGCACGAGCACAGGGGTTACGACCGTGGCGGCGATAGAGATGTCAAGAGGCTGAGGTCATGA
- the LOC127318319 gene encoding MYB-like transcription factor ODO1 — MGRQPCCDKQGVKRGPWTAEEDNKLVSFILTHGRCCWRAVPKLAGLLRCGKSCRLRWTNYLRPDLKRGLLTADEEQLVVDLHAKLGNRWSKIAAELPGRTDNEIKNHWNTHIKKKLLKMGIDPATHQPLANTKAASPIGTTSRTTSGKSSNTGNYLDYKEPCCEGVSMPMDSSEQSSRNTSGDKQDPFAKWLLEEELPVDEPWLSFASSKDDEFGSITGQLLWDGTTDWLLDYQDCGIGDSSLVDQDFGRGD, encoded by the exons ATGGGGAGGCAGCCGTGCTGTGACAAGCAGGGGGTGAAGCGGGGGCCGTGGACCGCGGAGGAGGACAATAAGCTTGTCAGCTTCATCCTGACACACGGTCGATGTTGCTGGCGAGCGGTGCCTAAGCTGGCGGGGCTGCTGCGCTGTGGCAAGAGCTGCCGGCTACGGTGGACTAACTATCTTCGCCCTGACTTAAAGCGTGGTCTTCTCACTGCTGATGAGGAGCAGCTCGTTGTCGACCTCCACGCAAAGCTCGGCAACAG ATGGTCCAAGATTGCTGCCGAGTTACCCGGGAGAACAGACAACGAGATAAAAAATCACTGGAACACACACATCAAGAAGAAGCTCTTAAAGATGGGCATTGACCCAGCCACACACCAGCCTCTGGCAAACACCAAGGCGGCTAGCCCAATAGGGACTACATCGCGAACCACATCAGGCAAATCTAGCAACACAGGAAATTATCTGGATTACAAGGAGCCCTGCTGTGAAGGCGTGTCAATGCCCATGGATTCATCAGAACAGTCGAGCAGGAACACAAGCGGTGACAAGCAGGATCCATTTGCGAAGTGGCTGTTAGAGGAAGAGCTGCCCGTCGATGAGCCATGGCTTAGTTTTGCGAGCAGCAAAGATGACGAGTTCGGCAGCATTACAGGGCAGTTACTGTGGGATGGAACGACAGATTGGTTGCTTGATTACCAAGATTGTGGCATCGGCGACTCAAGCTTGGTTGACCAAGATTTTGGCAGGGGTGACTAG